A stretch of Fibrobacter succinogenes DNA encodes these proteins:
- the ptsP gene encoding phosphoenolpyruvate--protein phosphotransferase, with protein MTTSTKNPADFVAKPAESSSRKCPRTELVGVPSSPGFAMGTVFPVANREFSVVDETLPESRLAAEEQMFLKAISKTSKEIAQIKEISETRVGVKDSLIFATHLMILQDPGLVNGVLDKIKKKHKNAKWAVHVVFNAYIEKFEKVDSPAMRDKAADLRDLYNRLMSAMDDSGPVLEDVADEEGIVLVAHEFVPSFLMTLKPGQVNAIVMDTGGRTSHVAILSRALQIPAVSGLRNVAALVKSGDTIIVDGADGKVIINPNEDDIRKFHERQEMFERQRRELFTMRQLEPMTRDGKYIVLHANIEIPTEADKVTDFGATGIGLYRSEFLFFRKDTPTEAEQESAYRHILEKMNPFPVVIRTLDAGGDKLVSGVSAVNESNPFMGWRSIRVCLDREDIFITQLRALLLANTTGNLRILLPMISSMTELRRAKACIAKARKQLEDEGHKLPVVKIGSMIEVPAAVMIVDKLAKEVDFFSLGTNDLIQFTLAVDRTNELITDMFQPHHPSVLSMIYQTVVAAHREGIPVAVCGEMCTDPMSVLLLVGLGVDELSMTPWSVMTTKKIIRSINFEDVRDAALTVLQMDDAESVNEFLHKKYAQTIMELGISGFVGQVEK; from the coding sequence ATGACCACTTCAACGAAGAACCCTGCTGATTTTGTGGCGAAACCTGCTGAGAGTTCTTCTCGGAAATGTCCGAGAACTGAACTTGTCGGTGTGCCTTCGTCTCCGGGCTTTGCCATGGGGACGGTGTTCCCTGTTGCAAACCGCGAATTTTCTGTGGTCGATGAAACTCTTCCAGAAAGTCGCCTTGCTGCAGAAGAGCAAATGTTCTTGAAAGCCATCAGTAAGACTTCTAAAGAAATTGCTCAAATCAAAGAAATTTCAGAAACCAGAGTTGGTGTCAAGGACAGCCTGATTTTTGCAACTCACTTGATGATCTTGCAAGATCCGGGACTCGTGAATGGAGTCCTCGACAAGATCAAGAAGAAGCACAAGAATGCAAAGTGGGCGGTACATGTTGTATTCAATGCCTACATTGAAAAGTTCGAGAAGGTTGATTCTCCGGCCATGCGAGACAAGGCCGCTGATCTTAGGGACTTGTACAATCGCCTGATGTCTGCGATGGACGACTCCGGACCGGTATTGGAGGATGTGGCTGACGAGGAAGGCATTGTTCTTGTAGCTCATGAATTTGTTCCAAGTTTCTTGATGACGCTCAAGCCGGGACAAGTGAATGCAATCGTGATGGATACCGGTGGCCGTACGAGCCACGTGGCCATTTTGTCGAGAGCGTTACAAATCCCTGCAGTCTCGGGCCTTAGAAATGTGGCGGCCCTTGTCAAGAGCGGCGATACGATTATCGTTGATGGTGCTGATGGTAAGGTTATCATCAATCCGAACGAAGACGATATTCGTAAGTTCCACGAACGTCAGGAAATGTTCGAACGCCAGCGCCGTGAACTTTTTACGATGCGCCAGCTGGAGCCGATGACTCGCGATGGCAAGTACATTGTGCTGCATGCGAATATTGAAATCCCGACGGAAGCGGACAAAGTAACGGACTTCGGCGCAACGGGTATCGGCCTTTACCGTTCTGAATTTTTGTTCTTCAGAAAGGATACCCCGACCGAAGCCGAACAGGAAAGCGCTTACAGGCATATCCTTGAAAAGATGAATCCGTTCCCAGTCGTGATTCGTACGCTTGATGCGGGTGGCGATAAGCTTGTGTCGGGCGTTTCGGCGGTGAACGAATCGAACCCGTTTATGGGTTGGCGTTCTATCCGCGTGTGCCTAGACCGCGAAGATATTTTCATTACGCAGTTGCGTGCGCTGTTGCTTGCAAATACGACTGGCAATTTGCGTATTTTGCTCCCGATGATTTCGAGCATGACTGAACTCAGGCGTGCAAAGGCTTGCATTGCAAAAGCCCGCAAACAGTTGGAAGACGAAGGCCATAAATTGCCGGTTGTGAAAATCGGCTCGATGATTGAAGTGCCAGCAGCCGTAATGATTGTGGATAAACTTGCTAAGGAAGTGGACTTCTTTAGCTTGGGTACAAACGACTTGATCCAATTTACGCTTGCTGTGGACCGTACGAACGAACTTATTACAGATATGTTCCAACCGCACCATCCTTCTGTGCTTAGCATGATTTACCAAACTGTGGTTGCGGCGCATCGTGAAGGTATTCCGGTTGCTGTTTGCGGTGAAATGTGTACGGACCCGATGAGCGTATTGTTGTTGGTTGGACTTGGTGTTGATGAACTTTCGATGACTCCGTGGAGCGTGATGACCACGAAGAAAATTATCCGTTCTATCAACTTTGAAGATGTTCGTGATGCTGCATTGACTGTTTTGCAAATGGATGATGCCGAAAGTGTGAATGAGTTTTTGCATAAGAAGTATGCTCAAACTATTATGGAACTTGGTATATCTGGATTTGTGGGACAGGTTGAAAAATAA
- a CDS encoding AzlD domain-containing protein: MNIDMQTYVIYLLVMAGVTLFLRAVPFILLRKKLKSVFWSSFLAYVPYTVLSAMTVPAIFFATDSRITGACALFAAVVASLLGGGLVTVAAVSCITVLGVDGLMLLF, translated from the coding sequence ATGAATATCGACATGCAGACTTACGTGATTTATTTGCTCGTCATGGCTGGCGTGACACTTTTTTTGCGTGCCGTGCCGTTCATTTTGCTTCGCAAAAAGCTTAAGAGCGTATTCTGGAGTTCTTTCCTCGCTTATGTGCCGTACACGGTGCTGAGTGCCATGACGGTGCCTGCGATTTTCTTTGCGACAGACAGCCGTATTACGGGAGCCTGTGCGCTTTTCGCTGCGGTAGTCGCTTCGCTCCTTGGCGGTGGCCTTGTGACCGTCGCCGCGGTATCTTGCATTACCGTGCTTGGCGTTGATGGGCTGATGCTCTTGTTTTGA
- a CDS encoding MlaD family protein, whose protein sequence is MKKNTALYFSVGLVVLLAIFILIFGMIFLNEKDLRETFDVYHLRFTQVSTLVLDDPVKINGVKLGRVESIELSGHRVVVSVRLKSNVKIPKDSEVRVQNIGIMGERQIGMILGDSEEYFVPGDTINGQFDAGIAEALGLAGEVCDSTKVLLEAVKTALNGTIANPEFQDRFKTLLVKAEKLEDRLMSLVVTTDPQLKKSLANLNKVTVKVNELVDGVKEPINGLFAGTDKVMGNANQLISELEGVTKHLDGLIAKVQAKMDSKDNTVGILLNDRQLHDDLVKTVHSADSLFKIILQDGLDINVDFF, encoded by the coding sequence ATGAAAAAGAATACCGCTTTATATTTTTCTGTCGGACTTGTCGTTCTTCTAGCCATTTTCATCTTGATTTTTGGCATGATTTTCTTGAACGAGAAGGATCTGCGTGAGACTTTTGATGTGTACCATTTGCGCTTTACACAGGTGAGTACGCTAGTTTTGGATGACCCTGTTAAGATTAACGGTGTGAAGCTTGGTCGAGTGGAATCGATTGAACTTTCTGGGCATCGCGTGGTGGTGTCGGTTAGGCTCAAATCTAATGTGAAAATTCCGAAGGATTCCGAAGTCCGTGTGCAGAACATTGGCATTATGGGTGAACGTCAGATTGGCATGATTCTTGGCGATTCCGAAGAATATTTTGTACCGGGCGATACTATTAACGGTCAGTTCGACGCTGGCATTGCCGAAGCGCTTGGTCTTGCCGGCGAAGTTTGCGATTCTACGAAGGTTCTGCTTGAAGCGGTAAAGACGGCGTTGAATGGAACGATTGCAAATCCGGAATTCCAGGACCGATTCAAGACGCTTCTCGTGAAAGCGGAAAAGCTTGAAGATCGCTTGATGTCGCTTGTGGTGACGACTGATCCGCAGCTCAAGAAGAGCCTTGCAAACCTCAATAAGGTTACGGTCAAGGTGAACGAGCTTGTCGATGGTGTAAAGGAACCGATCAACGGTCTCTTTGCCGGAACGGATAAGGTTATGGGTAACGCGAACCAGTTGATTTCGGAACTGGAAGGCGTGACAAAGCATTTGGATGGGCTGATTGCTAAGGTGCAGGCCAAGATGGATTCAAAGGACAATACCGTTGGTATCTTGCTTAACGATAGACAACTTCATGATGACCTCGTGAAAACGGTACACTCTGCTGACAGCCTGTTCAAGATCATCCTGCAGGATGGCCTTGATATTAATGTGGATTTCTTCTGA
- a CDS encoding VWA domain-containing protein: MRFAEPNFLWGLFTLPLFALLFVYAYHRRKKLAARFVSLSMLSKLSTSVSPWRRLTKVLLLLLAIAFLFVALARPQWGRKMEHVERRGQDLVLVQDISLSMLAEDVKPNRLVRSRHEISSFLESLTGDRVGLVAFSGEAQVMVPLTLDYGTVQMVLRELNPGWLMPGTNLEKAIRKGMTLFKNFGGASQHSIMILMSDGEELEAAAVNAAKEAAEMGIKIYTIGIGSREGVPIPLKDKNGGSVYKKDMQGNIVTTRLEEGTLQEIANVTGALYFYASPGEFQLQKVLTEIATLEKKDQSSDRMENYQDRYQIFLGLAALLFLIEAVVSERGRRRKQLNGRFS, from the coding sequence ATGAGATTTGCTGAACCGAACTTTTTGTGGGGCCTTTTTACACTGCCTCTTTTTGCGCTTTTGTTTGTGTATGCGTACCATCGTCGTAAAAAATTGGCGGCTCGTTTTGTATCGCTTTCGATGCTTTCGAAACTTTCGACAAGCGTTTCTCCGTGGCGCCGATTGACGAAAGTTCTGTTGTTGCTCTTGGCCATTGCGTTTTTGTTCGTAGCGTTAGCTCGTCCGCAGTGGGGCCGCAAGATGGAACATGTGGAACGCCGTGGTCAAGATCTCGTGCTTGTGCAGGATATTTCACTTTCGATGCTCGCTGAAGATGTAAAGCCGAATCGTTTGGTCCGTAGCCGCCATGAGATTTCATCTTTCCTCGAATCGCTCACGGGTGACCGTGTGGGCTTGGTGGCGTTCAGTGGCGAAGCCCAGGTAATGGTGCCTTTGACGCTCGATTATGGCACGGTGCAGATGGTGCTTCGCGAACTGAATCCGGGCTGGCTCATGCCGGGCACGAACTTGGAAAAGGCTATCCGTAAAGGAATGACTTTGTTCAAAAATTTCGGTGGTGCAAGTCAGCATTCTATCATGATTCTCATGAGCGATGGTGAAGAACTTGAAGCCGCCGCAGTCAATGCCGCCAAGGAAGCTGCCGAGATGGGCATCAAGATTTACACAATTGGTATCGGTTCTCGCGAAGGCGTGCCTATACCGCTCAAGGACAAAAATGGCGGGAGTGTCTATAAGAAGGATATGCAGGGAAATATCGTAACGACGCGCCTTGAAGAAGGGACGCTCCAAGAAATTGCGAATGTGACCGGCGCGCTATACTTCTATGCTAGTCCAGGCGAGTTCCAGTTGCAAAAGGTCTTGACCGAAATCGCGACTCTTGAAAAGAAAGACCAGAGCAGCGACCGCATGGAAAATTATCAGGACCGCTATCAGATATTCCTCGGGCTTGCCGCGCTGTTATTCTTGATTGAAGCCGTTGTTTCGGAACGCGGCCGCCGCCGTAAGCAGCTGAATGGAAGATTCAGTTGA
- a CDS encoding RNA methyltransferase codes for MSEPKDLQTLLARVTERRRELLTSVVNRRTRHFCMVLEDLFDPHNISAVIRTAEVFGLQDVHIIEEDNAYSVNKSILKGSYKWMSLYLYKKRMLCMEKLREKGYKIAVASTNTTNSVLDLDLSQPMAFYLGSEFHGNHPDTLAHADYEFKLPQYGITESMNVSVAGGVLMTYLDVFMQKEGREKFALPQAERDALLLDWLDRHVNGIETNSPIVRIEG; via the coding sequence ATGAGTGAACCTAAGGATTTGCAAACATTGCTTGCACGCGTTACGGAACGTCGCCGTGAACTCTTGACTTCTGTTGTTAATCGTCGCACGCGTCATTTTTGCATGGTGCTTGAAGATTTATTTGACCCGCATAATATTTCTGCGGTTATCCGTACGGCAGAAGTTTTTGGATTGCAGGATGTGCATATCATTGAAGAAGACAATGCTTACAGTGTGAACAAGTCCATCTTGAAAGGCTCCTATAAATGGATGAGCCTTTATCTGTACAAGAAGCGCATGCTCTGTATGGAAAAGCTCCGCGAAAAAGGTTACAAGATTGCTGTTGCAAGCACGAACACCACAAACTCCGTGCTCGATCTCGATTTGAGCCAACCGATGGCTTTTTACTTGGGTAGCGAATTTCACGGGAACCACCCGGATACGCTTGCTCATGCCGATTACGAATTCAAACTCCCGCAGTACGGCATCACGGAATCCATGAACGTGTCTGTGGCTGGCGGCGTCTTGATGACTTACCTGGATGTGTTCATGCAGAAAGAGGGCCGCGAAAAGTTCGCGCTGCCGCAGGCCGAAAGAGATGCTTTGCTGCTCGATTGGCTTGACCGTCATGTAAACGGAATTGAAACAAACAGCCCCATCGTGAGAATTGAAGGGTGA
- a CDS encoding AzlC family ABC transporter permease: MKFSDGVKDGLPIGLGYFAVSFSFGIAGSNFLSWPLVTLISMTNLTSAGQFAGLQIMTDAAGTFIEMALATFFINLRYSLMAISLSQKVSPDFGTGKRLLLATGITDEIFAVAMSQKSVTPIYFLGLMTLPYIGWSSGTAVGAICGEVLPAMVTNALGVALYGMFVAIVVPQMKVHKPTIFAVAIAVALSCAFKFIPALSCVSVGFAIIICALVASLVAAALFPMKDLNADGEGAGK, translated from the coding sequence ATGAAATTTTCAGATGGTGTAAAAGACGGGCTTCCGATAGGGCTTGGCTATTTTGCGGTTTCGTTCTCGTTCGGTATTGCTGGCTCGAATTTCTTGTCTTGGCCGCTTGTAACGCTTATTTCCATGACGAACTTGACCTCGGCAGGGCAGTTTGCTGGCCTCCAGATTATGACGGATGCTGCCGGAACTTTTATCGAAATGGCGCTTGCGACGTTCTTTATCAACCTCCGCTATTCGTTGATGGCTATTTCCCTGTCGCAAAAGGTTTCTCCGGATTTTGGAACCGGGAAGCGTTTGCTTTTGGCAACAGGCATTACCGACGAAATCTTTGCTGTTGCCATGTCGCAAAAAAGCGTGACTCCGATCTATTTCTTAGGGCTCATGACGCTACCTTACATTGGATGGTCTTCGGGGACTGCCGTTGGTGCAATTTGCGGCGAAGTCCTCCCGGCGATGGTGACAAACGCTCTTGGCGTTGCGCTTTATGGCATGTTTGTTGCAATCGTTGTCCCGCAGATGAAGGTGCACAAGCCGACCATTTTTGCGGTGGCGATTGCTGTTGCGCTTAGTTGCGCGTTTAAATTTATCCCTGCCCTCAGTTGCGTTTCCGTAGGCTTTGCGATTATTATTTGCGCTCTTGTTGCTTCCCTTGTGGCGGCAGCGCTGTTCCCCATGAAAGACTTGAATGCAGATGGCGAAGGAGCTGGCAAATGA
- a CDS encoding GGDEF domain-containing protein: MSYIGLIEINVICIAVLLITLLQFKDSILRHLEERILGFTIIDTIIYIVLSTVTKMLYSIHIQSDLYASNQKICVIYAVMYALSLSASLLLAQLWFSFIFLRIRKSVYSYKHLFPLFSTPSIIGIFICIGISIYGFTNDCHTTSLQFRRLMPFLIGLNFLYVIATMFLGIQHAITQKNSTNKKEAFYLSFIALVPSSTCIIQYFVPDIPLTDPIFALTLLHVYVTLLKFRITSDPLTNVNNKIRLVDYLQFITQHQDPSKRLFLLVLEVDYFKAIVRNFGYEMSDRVLVDLSSFLKRQCRGQNTFLARTGESQFAIVMERDEVSEIEAFCQKLVRECDRDSMQTDMTTWKISFSLHYAEISNISTSNISKIFAEAKKNCYKPETPAPKE, encoded by the coding sequence ATGTCATACATAGGTTTAATAGAAATAAACGTCATCTGTATAGCAGTGTTGCTTATTACGCTGCTACAGTTCAAAGACAGCATCCTTAGACACCTCGAAGAGCGCATTCTCGGTTTTACCATCATCGATACCATCATCTACATCGTGCTAAGCACGGTGACCAAGATGCTTTATTCGATCCATATACAGAGCGACCTTTACGCAAGCAATCAGAAAATCTGCGTTATTTATGCAGTCATGTACGCGCTGAGTCTTAGCGCCTCGCTCCTCCTTGCTCAATTGTGGTTTTCTTTCATTTTTCTCAGAATCCGCAAGAGCGTCTACTCATACAAGCACCTATTTCCGCTGTTTTCGACGCCTAGCATCATCGGTATATTCATTTGTATCGGCATCAGCATTTATGGTTTTACAAACGACTGCCACACGACGTCACTCCAGTTCAGAAGGCTTATGCCGTTCCTCATTGGGCTGAACTTCCTTTATGTTATTGCAACAATGTTCCTCGGCATCCAGCATGCCATTACGCAAAAGAATTCCACGAATAAAAAAGAAGCGTTCTACCTTTCGTTCATCGCCCTTGTTCCAAGCAGCACCTGCATTATTCAGTATTTCGTCCCAGACATTCCGCTCACCGACCCTATTTTTGCACTAACACTTTTGCACGTTTACGTCACACTTCTAAAATTCAGGATTACTTCGGACCCGCTCACTAACGTAAACAACAAGATCCGCCTGGTGGATTACCTCCAGTTTATCACACAACATCAGGACCCAAGCAAGCGATTGTTCCTCCTCGTTTTGGAAGTGGACTACTTCAAAGCGATTGTCCGCAATTTCGGTTACGAAATGTCCGACCGTGTACTCGTAGACCTTTCCTCGTTCTTGAAGCGCCAATGCAGAGGCCAAAACACATTTTTGGCAAGGACCGGCGAAAGCCAGTTCGCTATTGTAATGGAACGCGATGAAGTGTCCGAAATCGAAGCCTTCTGCCAAAAGCTCGTCCGCGAATGCGACCGCGACAGCATGCAAACGGACATGACGACATGGAAAATTTCGTTCAGCCTGCACTATGCCGAGATTTCAAACATCTCGACAAGCAATATTTCCAAGATTTTCGCCGAAGCAAAGAAGAACTGCTACAAGCCAGAAACTCCCGCACCTAAAGAGTAG
- a CDS encoding VWA domain-containing protein yields the protein MDIGTLHFQNPEAFWLLLFVPLLIALYVYRQQRRKSTIKFPALALAKKAVPSRRVKFRHIVPALRLAALVCFVVALARPQNAMEVEYTSTDGVDIMLALDVSGSMGTLDMLTRTEQAKLGVMNAERILKKGEYWKYSRLGYAQDVIAEFIGKRHSDRIGLSAFGSRSFMQCPLTMDYGSLLEILKASDDLARDTLVNNRTAIGDGLMNALARLKMSDAKSRVVILLTDGRDNASVVPPVRAAEVAKSLGVKVYTVGVGKKNGKILAFQQNPWTGEISWGERDIQPEEGIDEGVLKEIAAKTGGRFYRAENKDELEKIYSEIDELEKTEIETIAYARYAEKFYPWLLVGALLILLELILANTRFVRIP from the coding sequence ATGGATATTGGAACCCTTCATTTTCAAAATCCCGAAGCCTTTTGGCTGTTGTTGTTCGTGCCGCTGTTGATTGCTCTTTATGTTTACCGTCAACAGCGCCGTAAGAGTACGATTAAGTTCCCGGCGCTCGCCCTTGCAAAAAAGGCTGTGCCGAGCCGTCGTGTAAAGTTTAGGCATATAGTCCCAGCGTTGCGACTTGCAGCACTTGTTTGCTTTGTCGTGGCGCTCGCCCGCCCGCAGAATGCGATGGAAGTCGAATACACCTCGACCGATGGTGTTGATATTATGCTGGCGTTAGACGTTTCGGGTTCTATGGGAACGCTCGATATGCTCACTCGCACGGAACAGGCTAAGCTTGGCGTGATGAACGCTGAACGCATTTTGAAAAAAGGTGAATACTGGAAATACAGTCGTCTCGGATATGCTCAGGACGTGATTGCCGAATTCATCGGTAAGCGCCATAGCGACCGCATTGGGCTTTCCGCTTTTGGTTCCCGCTCGTTTATGCAGTGCCCGCTCACGATGGATTACGGTTCCTTGCTCGAAATCCTGAAGGCTAGCGATGACCTGGCTCGCGATACGCTTGTAAACAACAGGACGGCAATTGGCGATGGCCTTATGAATGCTCTTGCCCGACTCAAGATGTCGGATGCCAAGTCCCGCGTGGTGATTCTTTTGACCGATGGCCGTGACAATGCGAGCGTTGTGCCGCCGGTACGCGCTGCCGAAGTGGCAAAGTCGTTGGGCGTAAAGGTCTATACGGTTGGTGTTGGAAAAAAGAATGGCAAGATTTTGGCGTTCCAGCAGAACCCGTGGACAGGTGAAATCTCCTGGGGCGAACGCGATATCCAGCCCGAAGAAGGCATTGACGAAGGCGTGTTGAAAGAGATTGCTGCAAAGACGGGTGGCCGTTTCTACCGTGCCGAAAACAAGGACGAACTCGAAAAGATTTACTCTGAAATCGATGAACTCGAAAAAACTGAAATTGAGACAATTGCCTACGCTCGCTATGCGGAAAAATTCTATCCGTGGCTTTTGGTCGGTGCGCTCCTCATTTTGCTGGAATTAATCCTCGCGAACACAAGATTCGTGAGAATCCCGTAA
- a CDS encoding pitrilysin family protein, which yields MNTKYLVSAAFLASLASLTACSLMPNFGSKSKGTVDVYAAAAQDSANVKGALEGVPGHYSKIEFPEYKYVAPYPKDFRVEIADGITGYIVSDSTLPLVDFTVYFEENNVPQVLKDKAAFEMVGSMIRRGAGGGITPHALEDSLEFVSASISTSVGTYLSAFDINCLSKDFPSMLELARKVLTAPAFDKTQLEIVKANFVTAYERRYETPAKVLSALKSKVNYAPNPRLWDANAAEYKAVTAADVKRLAKGVFSSKRIVFALAGDVNKDSAVTMLKQFFADWNVALPKTEKPKPEKLTFARKPGVYVVDKDITQANITMNQPFVMRPHPDYYPTAVASFILGGGSFSSRLMNRVRSDEGLAYSVYSTVGNDYRDTAMTTIALQTKVETVDFALKLVFEEVEKLAKEGPTPEELEQAKKSLVESLPSLFDSPSSTASIFAKGELLGKSDDHYLDYVKEITAVTAEQVKEMIAKYFDRNKMTISIVGPVSMFESLKPFTVIPLDSLEFR from the coding sequence ATGAATACGAAATATTTAGTTTCTGCTGCGTTTTTGGCCTCTTTGGCTTCTTTGACTGCATGTTCCTTGATGCCTAATTTTGGCTCAAAATCCAAGGGAACGGTGGATGTATATGCCGCTGCCGCTCAGGATTCTGCCAATGTGAAGGGAGCTTTGGAAGGTGTGCCCGGACATTATAGTAAGATTGAATTTCCGGAATACAAGTATGTGGCTCCGTATCCAAAGGATTTCCGCGTGGAAATTGCAGATGGCATTACGGGTTACATCGTAAGCGACAGTACGCTTCCGCTTGTGGACTTTACGGTCTATTTTGAAGAAAACAATGTGCCGCAGGTCCTCAAAGACAAGGCCGCTTTCGAAATGGTTGGCTCCATGATCCGTCGTGGTGCGGGTGGTGGAATTACTCCGCATGCCCTTGAAGACTCCCTTGAATTTGTGAGCGCCTCGATTTCCACAAGTGTCGGAACTTACCTCTCTGCGTTCGACATCAACTGCCTTTCGAAGGATTTTCCGTCGATGCTTGAACTTGCGAGGAAAGTGCTCACGGCGCCTGCGTTCGACAAGACTCAGTTAGAGATTGTTAAGGCGAATTTTGTCACGGCTTATGAGCGCCGCTACGAAACTCCGGCCAAGGTTCTTTCGGCACTGAAATCCAAGGTGAACTATGCACCGAATCCGCGCCTCTGGGATGCGAATGCTGCCGAATACAAGGCAGTGACCGCTGCTGATGTAAAGCGCTTGGCCAAGGGCGTTTTCTCTTCTAAGCGAATTGTCTTTGCGCTTGCCGGTGATGTGAACAAGGATTCTGCGGTGACCATGCTCAAGCAGTTCTTTGCAGATTGGAATGTTGCCTTGCCAAAGACGGAAAAGCCGAAGCCAGAAAAGCTTACGTTTGCACGTAAGCCCGGTGTGTACGTGGTCGATAAGGACATCACACAGGCGAACATTACCATGAACCAACCGTTTGTGATGCGCCCGCATCCGGATTATTACCCGACCGCTGTGGCTAGCTTTATTTTGGGTGGTGGCAGTTTCAGTTCGCGACTCATGAACCGCGTTCGTAGCGATGAAGGCCTTGCTTATAGCGTTTATAGCACGGTTGGCAACGATTATCGCGATACGGCGATGACGACGATTGCGCTCCAGACGAAAGTGGAAACGGTGGATTTTGCCTTGAAACTCGTTTTTGAAGAAGTTGAAAAACTTGCGAAAGAAGGTCCGACTCCCGAAGAGTTGGAACAGGCTAAGAAGTCCTTGGTTGAAAGCTTGCCGAGCCTTTTTGACTCACCGTCTTCGACGGCTTCCATTTTTGCAAAGGGTGAACTTCTTGGAAAATCGGACGATCATTATTTAGATTATGTGAAGGAAATCACGGCAGTGACGGCTGAACAGGTCAAGGAAATGATCGCTAAGTATTTTGATAGAAACAAGATGACGATTTCGATTGTCGGTCCTGTTTCCATGTTCGAATCGCTGAAACCGTTTACGGTGATTCCTTTGGATAGTCTTGAATTTCGTTAA
- a CDS encoding HPr family phosphocarrier protein, with product MITKLFTVSNKLGIHARPAGMIVDITGQAKSDVSIIFDGSKANAKSILNVMMLAIPAGSEVKFEIDGEDEELVVQQLEKLFDDHFNEEPC from the coding sequence ATGATTACAAAGTTATTTACAGTTTCCAACAAATTGGGTATTCACGCTCGACCGGCCGGTATGATAGTTGATATCACGGGCCAGGCCAAAAGCGATGTGTCCATTATATTTGATGGATCAAAGGCCAATGCGAAGAGCATCCTTAACGTGATGATGCTTGCTATCCCAGCCGGTTCCGAAGTCAAGTTCGAAATCGATGGTGAGGATGAAGAGCTAGTTGTTCAGCAGTTGGAAAAGCTTTTTGATGACCACTTCAACGAAGAACCCTGCTGA